The DNA sequence attattgTGAAGATccaatgaaccctgcgctgacagccAACGATGTCGAGGTAGGTTCCCCCCGCTAGCCcgatgtgggccagtgggttgggagcctccagggcaggggaatccctgcccggattgggggcttggcagccgtaTCTCACATGCCTGCTACTGATGCCATCACCCAGTTAAACTAACTGGCAGACCTCCTAGTGTGCCGGCTGCCCCTTCATGGGAGGTAGCCACCCTGGGCCTCCTGGTCTATGACATTCACAACTGGACCTCAGGAGAGTGCAGAAGACTTTGTGTGAGGTCCAGCAACTAGTAGTAGGTAAGAGTCAATGGAAAATTGTCTGGCACACAATAGGGTGATGTCTCTGGTATGTGATGCAGACCCAGAAACCCCCTAGGGCTCTCTTTTGGGTCAGAGGAGCAAGGGTCTCTGGTGTCTTGTTGCAACACGTTGAGTGCAGCTAAGTCTGGGAACTTGTGTGCAGGGAGACGCAGGAGTTTCTGAGTCAATAGTTCCTGGTCATCCAAGAACATGTCTAGCACAGGAAATGGCCCATAGCGAAGGTGCTCCAGCCCACTAACCATCTTGGTTGCTCTCTTCTGTACTTACAGAAGCTTCTACCCCAGCTCAGTTTGCCAGACATTGATTTGAAGAGAACATTGGTGCTCCACACTTCTTAAGTGTCCACTGTTGCCTGTTTGTTCatgtctcctctcatcaccatgaCTATCTGAACAAACCctggaaacctttttaaaaaagaaaaagcccagcaggaactcatttgcatgttaggccacagccctgacaGCAAACCAGCCGTAACTcgattcctgtgctttcctgctaaaaaaaaaaaaagccctgtggaaatgCATGTTTTTAAAGGTGTGTTGCAGAGCTTTGGAAGACACTATGATATGGGCAATGAATTATTTAATCTTTCCTTTATATCTGTCATCTTTTAGTCTTAAAATGTTAATTGTAGTATTTCTGACTACGTTTAGGTTAAAATGTGTATTGCATTGTACTCGCATCTAAATAAACTCAAATAGCTGATTAAACCAAAGGTCCAGATACTTCTGAACATACCAAATTCAATTTGCTACAAAGTTGCTTAGTGTTATTTCTGTGTTAACAAAACTAATCATTCAAGAACTTCCCATATACTTGGGGCACTCCTAAATACAACTGGCATCAAAGGATTCTGTTCCCTCAGCTACACAGTGACCAAAATAAGAAGAAATGATTTATTTTCTATAGTCAGTCAGGAATAAGTAATAATTACTCTGCTTTCAAGAATATAATTTGTTAATGTTTCTCTCTGTACATTTCTGTTGATCTAACAAatgggaaggtggagtttgtgaAACCCTGTGGATCTCGTCCATATATTAAAACCTCATATACAAAGTTCCAAGATTTTATTTCTTGATTTATTTGCCTATgatctatcccaggggtggccaacggtagctctccagatgttttctgcctacaactcccatcagccccagccattgaccatgctggttggggctgatgggagttgtaggcaaaaaacatctggagagctatcgttggccacccctgatctattccaTATACACAAAAAATGAGGACAGGAACTCAACCGGATGAACAGAGCACCCTCAGGATTTAAATTCCTTCTCTTTCATTTGTAAATTCAACTCTTTTCCCTCCTCAGATTACCACTCCACATTAGACCAATGTGCTTTCTTCATGCACAGAGGAAAAGATGGCTTTCAAAAACTtctgaaaggaaggggaagaaatcCAGGGAGTTTCAAGCATTCTTGCATTCAAGCAGCTGCTGGCTCTTTTGTATATTCTGTTTAAAATAATCAGTAGGTTGTTGAAGCTTCTGACAAAGGGTGTTGAAGAGGCCTCCGGAGGGGCCCAAGGTAGGGGAATAAGCTGGGATCTGTGATCTGAGTATCTGTGGATAGATGTTTCCACAGCTGTTATGTGATGCATATTCATTTCTCTTAATTTTAACCATTCTTTAGTGATTAGAATGCATCGCACATGGGTAAAAGGTGACTCCTCTTTGTTCTCAGGTACTCTGATGTAATAATACAATTTTTTCTGTTTTGCCTTTTGCAAAAGATGTTGGGGACAGGAATGCCAGTTTCGAAAACATAATTCTCAGATTTTGGTCTCTGAATTTTGGAGACCAAAATGATGAATTGTATAACAAAATGCCCTGTGAGCGACTGTTCTAGGACAAATTGTGCCAGAAGGGCTGGCAGAGATCTGCTCAAGTCATGGAAATGAGATTCTAGATATTAACTGTGCCACTGAAACAGAGGTTTACATCTCCCGTTGGGCTTCGAATGGTATATCTCCAATTTAGGGCTCCATCTTAAAATCCTGTGTTCAGATGTCACAAAATGCAACAATAAGCATTGGTTTGTCTGCCACAGGCACAAAGGCACTGTGTCCTCATGCTCCTTCCTTCCATGAATGCAGATGCCTTGACAAACTGgggtctcaccccccccccccacccgcccaatCTACAAACCAAACTAGGATTGAGGAGAGGTTTAGAATCCTGATTTTCTAGAGTGAATACAGTCTCCGATTTGCCCATTCCCATCTCACAGCAAATCTAGACTTGATGCTAGGATCCCCAAACCAGGAAGTCTTCAATTGCACACCACCACACACAAAtgatgagaggagggagggaagcacgATTAATGCCCATCGCAGACAAACAGAGGGATGTCTGTGCACATTTGCAAGCATTTCATTGCACATTAACGTGTAACTCCAGCCTAAGTAGAAAGATAGACACATGTCTTCTTGAGCACACAAACAAATGCACAGTGATAAATGTCAGGAATTACAAGGACACATCCCTGTTGTGGTCTCTGAAGAAAAAATGTATCCTCATGAGTCATTTGTATCTGACCACGGATACAAAAGATGTCCACGTGTTTATAACATAATCTACATTATGTGAGTTTGGATATCCATCTGTTCTAACTGTACACAGCCAATACATGATTTTGGATGGAGTCAATCTAAAACATGAATGATTTGTGGATTTACATGATTATTCAAATACCATGAGATCCAGGCCTTGCCTGTTTCTATGTTCCTGAGAAGGATTTGTTTGTGTGGAAGAGGAGGGGTGCCAACTCTGAGGTGGcagattcatggagatttggagtATAATCTGGAGAGTGGAGGGACCTCACTGAGGTGTAATGTAATTGAACTCCTCctctaaagtagccatttcctctagggcagcggtccccaacctttttggcaccagggaccggttttgtggaagacaatttttccacagactgctGGTGGAGTGGGGtttgatggtttcaggatgatacaattgtgcactttattttggtgtggtggttaagtgcacagactcttatctgagagaaccgggtttgatttcccactcctccacttgcacctgctggaatggcattgggtcagccatagctctcacagagctgtccttggaagggcagcttctggggagagctctctcagccccacccatctcacagagtctctgttgtagaggaggaagggaaaggagattgtgagccactctgagattcaaagtggagggcaggatataaatccaatgtcttattatcattattactacattgtaatatataatgaaataattatataactcacggtctggttgctaacaggccgcggactggtaccagtccacggatcgggggttggggacccctgctctaggggaactCTTAGCAGCCTGAGTCGTATGATGCCCCCACACACCATGTACACCAAAATATATAGTTGCTAACCTCTTGAATGACAAATTATTTCCTGCCTAGTAGTAGGGTTAGGAAAAATGGTAACTAAAATGTTGGAAAATGTGTTCATGCTTCAAACAAGCAACTAGAGAAATTTGGGAAAGCATGCAGTGGCTTATGTACTTAAGGGCGCAGAAATATGAGGGGATCTTTTGAGAGACACAAGTGTGTGTGGATAAAGGTGCTTTAGGGGATGTTAAACGTTTTGGGTGTAAAGGGACTACAAAGTGCAAATGACCAGTTTTTGGGTTTAGGAGCAAACTTAACAAGGGGTGCAAAGATTGTGATGATGGATTTTTGGGAAAGTGTGCTCAGCCAAGCAACATACAATGTGATGGAGTTGTGCACTTTGTAACAGCGATCTACAGAATGTTTGGGGATACAGCAAAATGTTTGAACACGCATGTTTGAAATGCTTGAGAAGAATGTGCTTGGGAGAATGTGAAAACTATGAAAAACTATGAAACTGTGGAAGGAAGCATAATTTAGAAAGAAAAGGCCATGAGGATGCTTTGTTGAGGTGGGGAGAGGAACGTGCACTTTTGTGGGAAGCACATTAGTTGGGGTTACCAGTCCAGATGTTCTTTCTACacattagaacaaagcagtagacaagtagcacctttaagaccaactaagttttattcagaaggaaacttagttggttttaaaggtgaaactcgtctactgctttgttctattgctccagaccaacacggccgcccgctTGGATCTTTCTACACATTAGTTAGGGTGGCCAGTCCAGATGGCCTTTCTAGAGGACACATGCTCTCTTACTGCAGTTTGTCctctttggggggaaaaaactgaatgaaaacatcctcttttggggttggaaagtTAGGAATATCCCCAGCTAGTAGCAATGACATCTTAAAACGAACCAAGTCCAgcgccacctttaagaccaacaaagttgaattctagGTATAAGAAGCTTCTCTCCAGGATTAAACCTTTGTTGATGCACGCACAGCGAAGCTTCTagccaggatagggttgccaagtccaattcaagaaatatctggggactttgggggtggagccaggagactttgggggaggagccaggagacattaggggtggagccaagatcaaggctgtgacaagcatcattgaactccaaagggagttctggccatcacatttaaagggacggcacaacttttccatgccttccttccataggaaataatggataggggcaccttcttttggggctcatagaattggaccccctggtccaatcgttttgaaacttgggggatattttaaggagaggcactagatactgtgcctctccttaaaaaacagccccccctgagccccagatatccacaatcaattctccatgattttctatgggaataaatctccataggtaataacagagttcccagcagccatttccctcccctcccccattttctgacgaccctgaagcggggggaggtcctccaaaccgggggatcccctgcccccacctggggattggcaaccctaagccaggaTGACCCTTGGTCTTCAAGGACTCAGACTTTGGTctgttgctgcttcagaccaacacagcttagAGTGGGGTATTTGAAACGAGGTGTGTCAAAGTGATCACCTGGACTTCgtttttgtttttcaaatatGATATTTTTGGAGGGCCGGGAGGAAGGAATGCGCTTTGGGAAGACCTTGGAAAGGTCGTCGTCCTCTCTGCCTTGTGGGAGGTGCGTCGTTTTCTTTCACACAACTTTACACAAACCGTGTTaggctttagggtttgtagactctttcgggctcaagtgccgtgttctactggagaaagttttccttccagacgtttcgttctcagctgcggagaacatcctcagtggcgctgcagccggagcaggcgctcagaccttcttggctgctgtgcactgagtggggccggggctgctggagagctgctatttccaggctggagggggtgtggtgaaaggctTGTTATTTCTGGGGCGGGGGTCCCTGCACTGCTTCCAGCGGCCATGACACAACAAGGGCACGAGCGCGACGTCTCCACCGCCCCCTCCTCTCCAAGATGGCGGCCGCCCCCTTTGTTCGCTGCGGCAAAGGCTCGCCGCATTGCCGTCAAGGGCGCGAAAGTAGGCCACCGCAGCAGCGCGCGCCAGGGCGTGAGGACTGCGGCAGGGCGAGAGGGGGCGGGGCGAAGAGAGGCGCCCACCAATCAGCTCTCTCGAGCAAGGGGCAGCCGCCCGTTACCCTAAGCAACCGTATTGTATTACCCGTATGTCACCCAATCCCTTCGTTCTTCAGCATGCCCCGTGAcgagggaaaaggaggaggaggctggcccTCCGTTGAAGCGCCTTTCCCTCACGCCACTTTCCTCATGCATATTAATCAGGTCCCGACCAATGGAAGAGGTTCGTGGGGGATTACCTCATGCTTGCAGGAGGTGGGGCCAGTATTTACAAAGAGTACGATCATAAGAGAGGGGCGGAGCTTATGAGGGGGTATAAAAGCGCTGGCGCAGTGAAGCTGTTGCGTAGTTCGTGCTGGGAGTTTGAGGGCTGTGGTTGTGCGCTGCGACTCCTAAACCGGTAAGCCGGGGGCGAGGCTGGGAGGGTCGTGCGaggaggctgcagtggggagtgaagaaagaagcatttttttttaaattggagggTGATGATCGTTTGATGTAAATCAAGTAGTATGTAAATGTGTGGAGGTGCGAGAAACTGCGGCGCCTTCTGTTTTTGTGTTGATGTGAAATGCTCCTTAAGGTAAACTGAGGGATGGGGAGAAGGCTGCCGCCCGGCGACCCAGCTCTTTAAACAAAATGGCTTCCTGTCGCTCGTTCAGTTGAAGCCTTAAAATGGCGGCGGGAGAAGAAAGCGGGTTGATCGCGCATGCGCTCTGGGGAGTTGTGACTTCGCATTGGGCGCCCTCTACAGGGAAGATGGTGGACGAGTGGAGCGCGCATGCGTGCAGAAGGTGCTTTATTCCCGTTGctcggggtggggaagggaatatTCGGGTGTTGATTATACGAAAATTATCTCTTGGAAGATGTTTTGACTGATTTGCTGATAGAATTAGTTCCTGTGCTTTTTGGCTGCACGTTATAAGACTTAAGAAAATACAATATTTTGCATTTTTGAAACAAGTTTCCGCTTCTTAAAAACAGCCAAGACACTAAGGCACATTTTAGAGAGGGGATCGAATTGGAAAATGGAATTCGAAAATATTGAGCCTTGCTAGTGTTTTCTTTGGGAAAATATAAAATAAAGGGGCAAACACTTCAAAATGGATTTGACACTGCCTCTGTCGAATCTTAGATTGATTTATTGTGTGAGATTCTCTTTTGGGGTTTTCCTGAAAGTGGATGGATAAAACAACGTGCACAAATGCATCTGTGTTAAGCTCTTTAAAAGACTAAGCCCTTAATCCTTCCAGATCCATTACCTCATTATGTAGGGATCTTGTGCTTTTGACAATGAAGTGGAGACATTTTGATGGTTTCTACCTGTCAAACAGGGATGAAAATATTGCACTTTTGCATCGGTTGAAATAAAATTTATGCTGTGaggttcattcccccccccccttaagttgTTTTTGGTGACTACTGAATTTTGTGcttttgcttacaggaaaaaatgGCTTCAGATGAGGGAAAACTCTTCGTTGGTGGCCTCAGTTTCGACACCAATGAACAGTCATTGGAGCAGGTCTTCTCCAAATATGGACAGATATCAGAAGGTAAAAAAAAAGTGGTTAAGTTTAATTTGTTTTCGGGGTTCCTGAAAGCTAAAAACAGGCTTCAAGTAACACCATGATTGTTATCTTCATCTCAAGCAGAAGTTCTTGAGAGCGCAGTGTTCTATTTCTCTCTGTTGTAAAAAGAAGCATTAAAAAGCTTTTATTCTCTCGTTCCAGTTGTTGTTGTAAAAGACAGAGAAACCCAGAGATCTAGAGGTTTTGGATTTGTCACTTTTGAGAACATTGATGATGCAAAAGATGCGATGATGGCCATGAATGGAAAGGTAAGGCACACAATATTGTAGGGGTCTTTACAGATGACAAGAGTTAGGCTTGGACAGCTGAAAGGAACCGTTCTTGTTAAATTATTATATTTAAGTGCAAAGCAgctttttccccatctagagacCCTGCACTTCTGGGGCTTTGTCTTACTAGTAGCTATAAGTACCAAAAAAAGTTTGGTTAAACTTTTGATGCATAAGGATGTTGCAGTTGCTTGTGTGTTCTTGGTTCTTAAGCAACAGTATTAATACTGCTATTGATGCTTTTTCAGTCTGTTGATGGCCGCCAGATCAGAGTAGATCAAGCAGGCAAATCATCAGAGAACAGATCCCGTGGCTACAGAGGGGGCTCAGCTGGTGGCAGAGGCTTTTTCCGTGGCGGCAGAGGTCGGGGCCGTGGCTTCTCCAGAGGTGAGTGGGTTTTCCTGAGGAATCTGTTTGTTGTTCTGATGGCAAACGAGCTGGCAACATTTTACCTTTTCATTGATTGTGTCCCCTTCCAGGTGCCGGTGGAGACAGAGGCTATGGGGGCAGCAGATTTGAATCCAGAAGTGGAGGATACAGTGGGTCCAGAGACTATTATGGTAGCAGGTGAGTGAATCTTAGTTTATGTTGGAAAGGTTGAAAAGGAATTGTCGCAGTTGCTTGTTGTAGTTGTGAATCCACTTTTTAGTTGAAATGGCTTTGTTTTTGTGTATTCTGCAGCCGGAGTCAAGGCAGCTATGGTGACAGGCCTTCAGGAGGGTCCTACAGAGACAGCTACGACAGTTATGGTAAGTCATAGATCACAAGGAGATGGAGGATACACTGTCATGGGATTGGTTGGAGCCTCTTACTCACCTTGCAGTGGTAACTTGGAAAATACTGTAAAGCTCATTTGCTGGAAAAAAATTGCCTATGAAGTGCTCCTTTTTTGGCAGGCCTTCAGGCATTTTTGTTGCCAAAAAGTAAAACGCACTCGTAATGCATGTGTAGCGTTAGTTGGACCCAAAAGGCAATTCAAGTCAATATATTGCTAGCATTTCTGAAGCTGGAAATTGTACCTGGAATCATCCCCAAAAAATCCAGAAGCAAAAGGGGTGGGGTCAAAAAATACAGCAAGCTAGCTTTTTAGGAAGTGAGTAGGGGAGAGAAAAATGCTGGAACTTTTCTGTGCTTCAGTGCCTTTACAATTGTGCCTGCTTCTTGTCCTCAGCTACACACAACGAGTAAAAAACCTTCCTGACTCAAGATCGTCCTTCCAATGGCTGTATTTATAAAGATTTTTGGAGCTTCGCTGAAAACGTTCTTATGTAGTCCATCTCCTTTGTATTCTCACTTTTGTAGTAAAACTCAGTTCTGACCTTGTCAAAAACACAGCCTGACAGCTTCTAATATGTGATGGTCCATTGAGACTTAAAGAAAGCTCTGGGTTTTTTctcaagtgttttaacttttttttaaagcacttaaGATTTTAGTTCTTTATGAGCCAAGGTGTTgagtttttttattaaaaaaaaagacttggaagGTTTTGGGGCCCCATTTCTGTTCTGAGTGAGGAGGGACCTTAATTCTTCGGTAGAAGCTGACCAAGCTGtgatcaatttttgtttttagtACATCGTTTTGTAACATTCCTTTAGTGTAGCAAGGTAGGTATTGCATCCTGGGTATGAATTTAAAAGCAAAACCACCTTGATACATCTAAAGAGATATTGCTTGTATGTTCAACCTGCATTAAAAATTTTACTTGTATGCCATAAAACCCAGAGATCTGCAAATCTTACTTCACAAGAGGTTCATGGAAAAAAATTGTTTGTTTATATTGTCCTTTTTTTACTGAAGAAAGTATGCCTAATTCCATTGATGTTGTAATTTTGAAGTGGTAAAAGGATTTCTTGTACAGTTTTCCTTTGGCTTCACGAAGCCTATTAAAAGTCCATCTGAAACAAAATCTGCTCTTGAAATCTTACATCTTGCTGCACAACACAACTCTGGATGATCATTAGAAAGCGTACAGTTATAGTTTAAAGGACAAGCAGCACAGTGAGTAACTTGCATTAGGAAGAGCTAGCTAGACCAGCGTCAATGACACCTAGTAGACCACTAGCGAAACCTTTAAAGCCAGTTCTAACATAGTTTCTAAGATGTAGCTTAGAAACTGGTCACCTTTTTGGTTGGTAGAAACAAGTCTCAAAGGAAGGTAGTAAACGTCACTGCCCTTAATGGGTCCAGTTAGTTTTGGCTGGAATTAATCCAACCTTTGAAATTAACATTGGAGATGTCACTACTGTCGTTAGTAAGGTGCTTTGTAACTGTTTAGATTAAAGAGCTCGAGGTAGCGCTAACTCCATAGTAGCATTGAGCAAGAGCCAGCTGACAGTTTGCTAAGCTGAAAGCCAGCCAGATGTGAGTTTAGAATCTGAGAAAGTCTCTCGTTACCTGGGTCAGCTGCTGATAGGGTGACCGTGTTCCAAGGCAGATAACTGTGACCTAATTTAGCTagctttgtcattgccttctaAGTTCTAAGAATTCTCTGCTAGCGTATGGAAAACTGCAGTGCCTTGGCGAAAAAGAAGTGTTGTGCCTCCAACAGAGAGAACCTCTGAGACCGAAAGCTGCTCTCTTGGCTAGTTCATATTGGGGATAGTCCTGTAATTCGAGGTAACTCTTTTGCTCATGTCCGCATCCTTCCTCCTGTTGAGagctcattttttttttgaaaagtcTGAATGTTAACCCATGTGAAGTAGATTATCTCTGCCAATTCTGGTCAGCTAAAAacaccttttaaaacttttttcctGTTACTAGAGTCTTTGGCTTGTGGCACAAATTTGACGGGTCAGAAGGGGGTGTGTACAGCCATCTTAAGATGGGAAATGAATAATCCCCCATTGCGATTACATTTATCTCTGGAGACACTACTACCTTAAGACTTCATTGAAGTCATATTAACTGGAATGTTGCTTGCTATTAACTTTATCCCATAGGCCCACACTGTTCACAAGCGAACCATAGTGTGGGTTCCAGTGCCATTGGCCTACTTGAGAGGCACTCTATTCAGTCTCGGAATAGCTagcccacacagggcttttgagaTGCAGTTGGGTTCCATAGATGGCTTGTGGAAGCCCTTTGTTAGAAGACTGGTGGTTCTGTgtaggggagggggaagtagaAAGCACAACTTCTCAGTGATGGACATGGCTTTTTGTAACATCTGTTTGTCTTGGCAGGTTGAAGAGGAAAAAGAATAATTGAGAGAACTGATTTCAACCAAGCCTAATGAGAATCTGCCTTTGGGACCATAGTGGACTTTCAGCTTTGCAAGCAGGTACTCTGCTTCTCAAGAGAACCAGTTGTGATGTAGCCACCAAGCTAGAATgatgcttgctgggtggccttggtcAGCCCACCCTAGCAGGGGAAGTTGTGTGCGTTGTCTAGacgagaagggcaggataaactGTTCTAGATCGAGCTTTTCAGACACAGAAATGTTTGAGTAAATAGCTTTGACTGTTAAAACTGTCCTGAAGCTGCCTGTTTAAGACTTCACTTTTGTTAGTTCTAATTCTTGGTTCTTTTCTTCAGCCCTGAGCTGCTTGCAAGAAGATGGAGGAGGATGGCTCCCCATAACAGCGTTGGAGAAGAGTCCAGAGGATTGTGTATTTTGGATTCACTGGTCAAGTGGAAAAGTGCCAAGTTAATAAATAAACATGGGGCTAAAACATAGTTGACTCTGTGCCTATACACTTCTGGTAGCAGAATCCATGGTAGGGCATATTAAACTGCTGAAGATTCTTCCAATGCTTGAGATTGTAGATAGGCTACCAGAAAGCCAACTTGCATTGAAATGAAACAATCCAGGGTTGTTAATGTAGGAGCTAAGCAAATGATATAAAGACTACTACATTCAGGAAGAATTCTGATCAGTGGTCCTTTCTAGCTTAGCCCTTATCTCAAGGGTCTTAAAAGTTCTCTACCTGAGATCCCTCCATTGTGGGGGGTTTCATGCTCTTGAGTTTTAtacgcctccccccacccccccttaagATAAAAGAATGGAGCACAGCTTCCTTGTTTGCAGCCAAGTTTTGTGGAGTTTAAATGAACTGGCACCAATATTTCAAATTCTTGGGAAACATGAGTATATAAAAATTCAATCAGGGTAGTATTGGGAGCAAACAGGAATGAATAGGCATACCAGAGAAGCTGGCAAATGAATTGTGTGGGCTTTTAACCCCATCATGcccttggctggcttggtggtTTGGACCCCTCACCACTGCAGGCTTGCTCATAGCTATATAGGTGGCACTTGCTTTGCCcacatggactcttacctgggagaactgggtttgattctccacttgcagttgctggaatggccttgggtcagccttacttatcgcagagctgtccttgaaagggcagttgctgtgagagccctctcagccccacccacctcgctgGGTAtttgttggggaggggagaagttatgagagattgtaagcccctctgattcagagagaagggaggggtataaatctgcaattctttacTGCTGCATCTTGTAAATTCCTTGTGTGGGGCC is a window from the Heteronotia binoei isolate CCM8104 ecotype False Entrance Well chromosome 2, APGP_CSIRO_Hbin_v1, whole genome shotgun sequence genome containing:
- the CIRBP gene encoding cold-inducible RNA-binding protein, encoding MASDEGKLFVGGLSFDTNEQSLEQVFSKYGQISEVVVVKDRETQRSRGFGFVTFENIDDAKDAMMAMNGKSVDGRQIRVDQAGKSSENRSRGYRGGSAGGRGFFRGGRGRGRGFSRGAGGDRGYGGSRFESRSGGYSGSRDYYGSSRSQGSYGDRPSGGSYRDSYDSYATHNE